DNA sequence from the Dreissena polymorpha isolate Duluth1 chromosome 3, UMN_Dpol_1.0, whole genome shotgun sequence genome:
aatgATTTCTGAGTCTGCTGTTGCTTATTGATTTTGAGAAGGATTCGACTCTGTCATGGGTATTGGTAAATCGGACGCAATCATGGTCTAATTGTATAAAGACGGAATATATGTTTTAATCAGATTtcttccatataaaatgtgtttgcaGAGAGTGAGATCCACTCAGTTGTTACATTTTCATACTTTGTGCTGAAATATTGTCTATTAAACTGGTATAATCCCAAAATTAAAGGAATCAAAATTAATGACTTAGAATACAAACTGTCATAATTTGCAGATGACACGTTTATACTTCTGGATGGCTCTGCAGAATCACTTAATGAAATTTTAGATGTATTGGCACTATTTTCACAATACTCAGGGTTAAACATAAATTTCGATAAAACTAAAGTTGTCCGGATAGGTAAAAAACAAGTTTAGCTCCGAAAGCATTACAACTAGACGGAAATTAAATTGGAACCAACACACATTTGACATGCTTGGCTTAAAATTTCACGTTGACCTCAACAAATAAAAGAACTTAATTACGTTGACAAAAAAGTTGAAATAATAGACTTGCTCAAAGATTGGTCTTGTAGGATGCTAACACCAATAGGAACAATTAAAGTTACATGTATTAAAACTGTAGCACTACCGGTGTTAATTCATCTCTTTGCTTCTTTGTAAAATTCCCCACATGAAATGTTGGCAGACATCaatgaaatatttttcaatttttagaggAACGCAAAACCACGAAttagtaaacatattttgataaaagattATAAAGAAGGAGGTTTAAAGATGATATATCTGCTTTCCTTTGTCGGATCTCTGAAGCGTGCATTAATCCGTAGACTTATCACTGGACATTGTAAATGGATACATATTGTTTATGCAATGAttgattttacaaaaatatataaatgtgacAGTCATTATCCTGAAAACGTAATATACAGGATACAAAATGAATTTCGGAAAGACAAATTGAAATCATTTGTTAATCTTAGCAGAAAAGCACCTTCTAAAAATCAGCTTTGGCTACAGAATCCACTTTTCTAAAATCCagaaatataaattgttcataaaagtgtattttttaaatcatggttTTACAAAGGCATCCATTTTGTTGGGGACTTGATACACAATGCCGAACTCttaactttttacaattttaatgacTTTTGCCAAGTATACAACTTCAAACCAAACTGTTTGATTTTCCAAGGcattttaaattcagttacaagatACAAGAGACTGAGGGGCTCTACTGACAACTGCTTTATGAAGCCGGGTATTCCGACAAGTCTTACGGTCCATCTTATTTTAAACAAAGGGTACAAAACCAATGTATGATACTTTTACCAAAACTGAGTTCTCGAaagcatgtttaaataaatggtcaactatttgtaattgtattgaaacaaaatattggtttaatatcTTTTATATGCCTTTTCATATTACACGAGATTCTAATTTAAAGTGGTTTGAATATAAAATTGTACTCTGAATCATACGTACGAACTCCTTCTTTTTCAAAATCGGAAATGCAACTACAGCAAACTGCACCTTTAGTCAAATTGAATGTGAAACTATTGAACATATTTTGGGGGAATGTAAGCATGTGAATAAGTTGATAACAGATTTGTTTTTGGATACAATCTTTATTCAAATGGCATGAATATACCTTCCTTTCTATTGGGAAATGCAAATGGACTcttaatttgtatatttgttttgatcaaaatgtttatttacaattgtAAAATGAACAATACTATATCCTCTATTAAAGCAGCTAAATCATATCTGTCCTTGCATTACCATgtattaaatgaaattaacaatgttAATGATTTGCGTCAAAGTAAAGATATGGAACTATTGTTAGCTCTTTTGCAGTAGCAATGATAAGGGATTGAGAATTCATGTATTGTCAATTATTTGCTCACCaatattgtatgtattattatgtaGAAGCTACTgattatcaaatgtttaaaaattgttataatatgtatacattgcTTGAGAAAATCATGTACGGTGTGGAGTGGGATGCCCGCGGACCTCTAAGACCTATGTACgagtataataaaatatatcaaacggAAAAAAAATCTCAGCggaagcaatttaatttcagtacatgtatattccgCTTTCCTATAGTCCCGTGTTCATATTTGCTGGTTAAAGTCCATGCGCAAGCTtgcaaaaaaaacgtgtttttataagaCTGCGAAATTGTTGGTGTCGTCTGTCAAGTTCCACACATTAAcagcgtgcgtgttgcaacagaccaggtgcTCACTATTTTTAGACGTGCATTTCAGTACATTTAGTATTATATGATGCAAAAATTAAATCGAAATAAATGCACacgatgagaaagtattgacccGTTGGAACTatagaaaaacaatatttaaaaattgcagTAGATGGAACGTTCATTAAAGTATTTGTGACGGGTGGGAGAGTAGAGGAATTACACGTTAATATCAGTACATCAAACTGAATAAAACTaaatggaaatacattaaatgaagcattcAGTTTCAGGCGaaaaaagtattaaatatattttatgcccccgtatcgaatgatcggggttatactggtttggcctgtttgtctgtcattgtatgtgtctgtcattgtttgtgtctgtcattttatgtgtctgtcttaaaactttaaccttggtcataacttgtgcaatattgaagatagcaacttgatatttggcatacatgtgtatctcatggagcttcacattttgagtggggaaaggtcaaggtaaaggtcatccttcaaggtcagatgtcattttcaaggtcaaaggtcaaatatatggcttcaacgcGGCGCAGtttgtggcattgtgtttcacaaacacagctcttgtttaatttgtgtGATTGATAATTAATTACAATGatcgttgataccaatacatttattattagaattagGTTGTGGTCCATTATTTGTTTGACACATGGACTTTTCCTTAGCGACAACTTAGATAAACGTTGAATgtctttttttttcatctttgtaatcataagtggagtttgtgcgaattatgtattaaattattgagagagattgtaaatcaatgtctttttcctcttgttttttttcttcttttttttctttcaaaatcttaccgatgtagacaattaaaagtaaattacattggtgGATGCATTTTTCTTTTCGTGGCCGTTCGATTGGCCTACGTTAAAAAGTCGAATTCCATGTCACGTGACTGTTCAATACGttcaaagagcaaacaactgcaatgccgtcagcgctttgatttagtaAAGAAGTAGTGAACGTGATTTGGTTAACAAGTAGTGCCGATAGTGGTTCGGCGCTttgattaaataaagaaaaagtgCACGGTTAAAAAGAAGTGCCGATAGTGGTTCTgaataacgttttttttaattctagGTTTTTCGATTCAGAAAGCTTTTAACAACTACGAATATATGAGTAAATTAATGTATATAGCCGGTCAAAGCTTTGTTCCGCCACAGATTGTTTTAAATActaaaaattactaaaaaaataattgataaaatttgtaaagaaacagtgtccattaaataacaacaacaatgcttgtttatcattatttttttattaatgcccACTTTTGGGTTGCAAAATGCCGCGAATGTGCCACTTGTAGTTTTGGTCTGGATCCACTATTGGATTTTTCCAAACAAGATGACAGCCGATGTGTAATAATCATTTAAAGACATAACACACAAACATAGAAAACGTAAATGACACAGGAACGCTGCATCGACAATTTGCAGAAAGATTACTTTCCATTGCAAAGGTACATGTGtaattacaaacaaaaataataagtGATTGGTTATACAATTCTTTCATTCTGTCAAAACACTTGATGCTGTGTCCAAGAAGAACAGActtatatacaatattttatttcactatTTATCACACCCTCAACGATGATCCTGGAACCTTATATACGTGAAATACTCTCGATAACATTTGTCCCTGAAAAgtgtaataataatataacataaatgtGATATAGAGACATTATCATGTAAATCATTGTACTGAAAATTAAAACTATTGCACACGACACAAAAGGATCTTTTCTTTAAAACAAGTTTGAGTGGAAGCACCAATACACGAATTTTTTAAAATACTAGTGCAATGTTTGCTTTGATTGCCAATTTAATACCAATATTTAAATACGAATAAACAATCTACGTGTGTATGTTTTAGTGACGTATATCACTATGAAAGCTGAAGTATATGTACACTATAAAACCGCCTTACTTGATGAACACATCTgttcaaatgaaaatgtatacTTACTTATGACAAGTAGGCAAAACCTGCCGGCTTGGTTATTTACTGGTCATCATTTTCACGAACTCtgtaaacaacacaataattttgtatcaaaacaaCATACGAACAGGTTTAAATGCTGCTGaccaatttatacatgtatacgccGTTCTCATTCGGACTAGCAGTAAGCAAAATAGTTTGGTTCCAAGGGGTACACGACAAAATCAGATTCGCGGGTCCAAAAAAATGTCCACGGATCTGGTGAAATGTCTATTAAAAACGACACCGGACAGGGTAGCTTGTTTTTAGAAAGGAAGGTAGATACgggtttcaatatattacaaattcAATACAAAAGTTGTTTGAATTAACATACGAATTTTGTCAATTACAAagaattctaacacggcacgcgacttgttttctatagacaaagaaggaaatcaagtgtgggttattctgcaattacttatgggcggagcttaatgtttcgaaaatagttccgaataaataaagaaaaaattgcagtaaatggcacgtgctaaaacccgctctaaaagaaatgtaataattgtagcatgtatatataaataattataatgaaacaacaaattgtatatttgttgATAAGTGGCATAaacacgcctacaaagaatgttatttgttaggaaacgtaatttagaaaacatttatagcatgtcagcttttcagtagcatcaaaaACGTGACggcattaagtttctacgattgttgttttcaatgaaagtgacgtcaactgcaaaatatttatgaatgaaaacgacgtaatatgtttgtacaattcaatgacgtcactaaaaagtgaactttgtactaagaagggcggagtattgaaaaatatagttcacgtcctaaagcttgaacaaaatcagaatcgtgttagaatcgaaataatatttttctatgatggtttgttgtcgaataacccacagtaagttgtatagatgggtgttatcaaatcactcgtgcttcgcactcgtgatttaattcctacgcatctatactccttattttgggttattcgacaacaaaccatgatagaaaaatattatttctttaatagAATACATGTAGTAGCGACTTACCCCTTGTTAGTCGAGGAGTGctctttttatacatttataaccCAAATTACACAACTTgtctataaaaattaaattagaaAACTTGAAACGgcatttaaaacacattaaaatgctcattatgctcttcattttctttaGAGAAGCTTTAAAATACGCTGACATGAGTTCTTTGCCTTTATTCGTAAAGGCAGTAAATTATCTTTATAGAATAACCATCATATGAGTGGTGTTCTATGAAAattaggcataatgcatgtgcgtaaagtgtcgtcacatattagcctgtgcagtccgcgcaggctaatcagggacgacacttacagtctaaattggatttttgttaagaagagacttcatttaaacgaaaaatgtcataaaagcggaaagtgtcgtcccggattagcctgtgcgggctaatctgggacgacattttacgcacatgcattatgcccagttctcTCAAAACAAGACTCGATTATATTTCTCAACAATGACGTATACCcggtaataaataaatattaatatgctAAAATAGAcaactaattatttaatgaattcTACTTCTTTGTATGACAATAAATCAACCGTCTATAATTTGGACAACTCAATAAACACGTAAACGCTTAATTGAAGGTTACGCTTTATTGACGGTTTTAGTTGTATTACCTTATTCAAAACCTGTCCAGACCCAACCCGAAAATTTACGTATTTTTTACCCGCCGAAATACCAGAATAATTTTTGACTCGTTTGTGCCTTAATATTGTTTACTCATGCTTTCTATCAATTTACTCACATCTTGTGGGTTCTTGTCTTTAGTAATCGATAACAACATGTGCAACGAGCGGTCTCAATTATTTCACACCATTATCGTATTTGAACTTCCCGCCCCGTGTACACGTGCACGTATATAAGTTACACAATCAAACACATCCTACCTTCATAGTTGATATGTGCGTCCCAATCAAACAATACATGCATGTGACAATGTGAAACTACCTTCATAGTTGACATGTGCATCCcaatcaaacaatacatgtatgtgacaaTGTGAAACTACCTTCATAGTTGACATGTGCGTCCcaatcaaacaatacatgtatgtgacaaTGTGAAACTACCTTCATAGTTGACATGTGCGTCCcaatcaaacaatacatgtatttgacaaTGTGAAACTACCTTTATAGTTAACATGTGCGTTCCAATCAAgcaatacatgtatgtgacaaTGTGAAACTACCTTCATAGTTGACATGTGCGTCCcaatcaaacaatacatgtatgtgacaaTGTGAAACTACCTTCATAGTTGACATGTGCGTCCcaatcaaacaatacatgtatgtgacaaTGTGAAACTACCTTCATAGTTGACATGTGCGTCCcaatcaaacaatacatgtatgtgacaaTGTGAAACTACCTTCATAGTTGACATGTGCGTCCcaatcaaacaatacatgtatgcGACAATGTGAAACTAACTTTATAGTTGACATGTTCGTCCCGatcaaacaatacatgtatgtgacaaTGTGAAACTACCTTCATAGTTGACATGTGCGTCCcaatcaaacaatacatgtatgtgacaaTGTGAAGCTACCTTCATAGTTGACATGTTCGCACTAATCAAGCCATACGTTACAACATTGGCCTACCATCATAGTTGACCTGTCCATCCTTATAAAGCAATACGCTACCATGTGGGACTGCCTTCATAGTTAACCTGTCTGTCCTTATAAACAATACGTTACAAAGTGGACCCACCTTCGTAGTTAACCTGTCCGTCCCCGTCCAAGTCCGCCTCCCGGATCATCTCGTCCACCTCCTCGTCGGTCAGCTTCTCCCCGAGGTTGGTCATCACGTGACGCAGCTCCGCGGCGCTGATCATTCCGTTGCCGTCGCGGTCGAATGTCTTGAACGCCTCTCGCAGCTCTTCCTCGCTCTCGATGTCGTTCAACTTCCGCGACATCATCGTCAGGAACTCGGGGAAGTCTATGGTACCGTTTCCTGTAGTTAAATATTTGTGTCAGTGTGTATGACGATATGTCACCGAAATGGTGAACTTTGTACATAGTTATCATTTGTACTAACTGCGTGTATATTTATGCACATGGAAACCGGTCATTATATATTAGACAGAGAATACCCGCTACATACGGGAGAACCTGTGTGAAACAGCTcggtacggtggcatagaggtgacattcactcctctttttttaacttgcactcctttttttctatctcgtggccacgacttagtaactcgggatctcgagttagctatgtcgtggccacgagatagaaaaaagaggagtgcaaaactaaataaaagaggagaacaattaaaaaaagagcggtgcagtaaataaaggaagggtgcattaaacaaaagaggagaatactattagtactactattacgactactactactactgctgctgttgttgttgctgttgctgctactactacttttactactactactactacttctactactactactactactactactactactactactactactactactactactactactactacttctactactactactactactactcctactactactactactgctactactactattactactatcgctactgctgttactgctcctcctccttctcTTCCTACTATTACTATGTACAgattatttacacatgttacgcaaaatttgattggctgactaactcgggatctcgagatagcgaaaatgcactctgcctttatttactgcaccgctctttttttaattgtacgccgcttttatttagtttacaaTCCTCTTTTtgctatctcgtggccacgagttagctatgtcgtggccacgagatagaaaaaagaggagagcaatttaaaaaaaaaagagaagcaccgctctttttttaattgtacgccgcttttatttagttttgcactcctcttttttctatctcgtggccacgacatggctaactcgtggccacgagatagaaaaaagaggagagcaattaaaaaaaaaaaaaaaaaagaatgtcacctctttgccaccGTAGCTCGGTCAGGATCGTGAATACTATTTTCGAGTACACGATTGTCCGCATAATTTTCAGTCCCATGACATTACATTTATTTCAGCAGTATATCAGGGTggaggatcaacggggttcacaagGAGTTAatacacgggctggacagaatataAACACTTAATtcttgcaaatatctcaagttattgaactacatttgcaaaaatcttaagtgcataaaatgcagtttttcttgcagtctgtgtcgatatcttaagattttagaataaatccttgaatacgcctgaaatcgatgccaaaatttcacgttgcgtgagcAGCATAAAAGTAAACCTAAATGCTGTACGCATTAACTTTTTGGCcaaaaacacaggcttattaaataaacttCTTCTgctgtatttcacattgccataagcagcataaagaatgtcttttatgcactagttgaaagtCTTAtgaaaaattgtttgaaaaagttatttgaaaaaaagtcacgTAATCCTGTGCATTGTATATGGatgctttttattttatcattcaaGTACATACCGTATCGTATGACCTAAACCGAACGGCTCATTATAGTAGACCAATGCTTGCATACACGTAACGCgtttactcttaagtatactctTAAAGGCACCGGT
Encoded proteins:
- the LOC127873773 gene encoding calmodulin-like isoform X1 — protein: MAEQMTEEQISEFKEAFSLFDKNGDGTISSKELGIVMRSLGQNPTEAELQDMVNEVDADGNGTIDFPEFLTMMSRKLNDIESEEELREAFKTFDRDGNGMISAAELRHVMTNLGEKLTDEEVDEMIREADLDGDGQVNYEEFVKMMTSK
- the LOC127873773 gene encoding calmodulin-like isoform X2, whose product is MTEEQISEFKEAFSLFDKNGDGTISSKELGIVMRSLGQNPTEAELQDMVNEVDADGNGTIDFPEFLTMMSRKLNDIESEEELREAFKTFDRDGNGMISAAELRHVMTNLGEKLTDEEVDEMIREADLDGDGQVNYEEFVKMMTSK